In Hemicordylus capensis ecotype Gifberg chromosome 4, rHemCap1.1.pri, whole genome shotgun sequence, the genomic window GTATGGTGATCAGAAGCTCCCAATTAATACCAGAAATGCAAGAAGCTTTCTTCAAGTGCCAGGTCTGTGCTTTCACAACAAGAGTAGAAATTGACCGAGGCAGGATTGCCGAACCATCAGCATGCAAGAACTGTAACACCACGCATAGTATGGCTTTGATTCACAATCGCTCTATGTTCTCAGATAAACAGATGGTATGTTGCTTCTCTTGTTCAGTTGAAAATTTCTGACATGTTTAATTTTCACCAGCAAATTTTGCAAAACCTGTTGACATGCTTCTCATAGCTTTCAGTACTATACCCTAAAGACTGACTAGTAGATTTATTGTAAAATAAGCTTCCAAGGACTAGAGCTCACTTTGTGAGATCTGTGAATGATTATCCTCCCTAGTAGATAGTACGTATACAGGTGGGGTCTGCACCAAAAGAGCATGGAGCTGGGGAGAAAACACGTGCAGGAAAGATTTCACACACCAGCTAACTTAGGTGAGCATTTTAAAACATAGAACCCTCTGAACTGCAGTACTTAAACTTCCATTAGTTTCCTGCCAAGATGTCTGAGATAGACCTATTTTAACCTAATTAGCATAATCTTGCCAGTATTGTGGGGTAATTGCTCCCTTCCaactctttctttcctttctcaaaGGAGAGAAACAGAAGTGAGAAAGTGCTGCTAAAGAGGCCTACTATGTTTTCttgctttaatttatttatttaaaatatttctatactgctcaaaacctgggtctctgggtggtttacaattattaaaatcatttaacaattAATCAGTTAAcaactaaaacatttaaaacccagtattaaaatatttaaaatatatatgtccgctcagttaattttagatcccactcaggttgaatcaggaaggctccattatgaatgcatgtgtgcacacagtgccttgatgctcctgcccagaacaaaactcattccatacacagaacaaaaaaatgagagagaacactggtcttcagtgcctttttaaaagttgccagagatggggtggctcttatttcaacagggagcatattccaaagtccacgggctgcaatggagaagtcccattcctgagtagctgccagacgagttggaggcaactgcagacgaacctctttagatgatctcaacaggtggtggggctcatggtgaagaagacatcctcttaaatacccagggcctaagttgttcagggctttataggttataaccagcaccttgtattttgcctggaaacatattggcagccagtgtagttctttcaacacaggagtaatatggtctctcctagatgacccagagaccaacctggctgccgcattctggaccaactgcagtttttggactatgtacaaaggcggcACCACATAGAGCCAAAAATTTTATCCAGAGAGCGactgagattagggatgtgctcgaaatgcaGTTCAGCTTCCAGTGCAATTCACAGCACAATCACTTTAAAACAAAGGGCTTCCACaagcccctttaacacagaggagagcaggtccatccgtGCTCCGCTTCCACTCGCTGCCATTATTCACACGCTCTCCACCAGCTGCCCCCACAtagtgctggcacacacatgacctctgtgcatgcacggcagacaGTTGCATGGTCAACACATTTccccatgcatgcacggaggccatgtgctTGCCTGCGCCACGTGGGGGCAGCGCCACCAGCATGTGCTGATAACGGGGGGAGGCGATTATGGCAATGGCAGCTagtggaagaggagcagggatggacctgctcttctctgtgttaaagggctgcgaaagccctcagttttaaagagaTTGTGCCGCAATTTGGAAGCCAAATCacgtttcaagcacatccctaactaaGATGCTCGGCTTCTGccgatttttgttttgttttcctccctCATCTCATAGAAACATGAGCAAGAAGACTTTTGTGTCTACCGGTTCAGCAGGTTGCCTATGGACAGTTGCTATCTGCTCACTGTAAGGAATTGTAACTGCAGACTTGGTGCATTCTGCACTCTATAAACAGTTGCAGACTGATGCACTCCTCTGAAAGGAACATGGTTGTGTTCCTTGCTCCCAACTATGCCTGAAGAAGAATACTTTTAAACAGTGTTTGTAACTCCATTTGGTAGAAACTTTTGCTGCACCTTAACTAATCATCAACCTTGTGTCAGATCAAACTGCAGGAGTCCCCAGAAGATATGCCTGCTGGCCAGACACCATATACTACAGTTCTTTTTGCTCACAATGACCTAGTTGATAAGGTTCAGCCTGGTGACAGAGTTAATATTACAGGTAAGGAGTGTGTTTGGAAATCAgtagttgtttttatttaaataaaaataaacacaagtaaACCAGTGTGGAATAGTATGTCTTCTCTGATAGTTTAGAAACAGTAAGCTGAGAGAAAGAATTATCAGTGAGTAGGGGAATTGGATGCTTTTCAGTTATTTTGCACTTGCGTGTCTCTTCTGATTTAGAATGGAAACAACTGCTGCACTTTACCTGTGGCATGTACACTGGGGCAGAACTAATCTAGCCTTCATAACATTACAGATACTCTTAGCTTACACAAGCTTTCCTCCATGGGAAAATAACTAATGAAGACATACTTATAGATCTCATCAGTGTGAGTCTGTTACTCAAAggatatacagtcatcccttgccaatcacggttttgagtatatgcgaaggggaaattgtgacaggtcttgccaaccacgacctgagtaaggttttttagtgatgggggtgTGTGTTCAGAGTTtcaatctgttcattcttcttggtgactcttggcgatattTTCCAGCAATTTTGTTATATattgtttccttttatttttaggtctttttgtagGCATGGTCCCCCTACCCCCATATTTCCCACAGACTTCCatgcctcaccaactgcaaatttgccaatggcgaggttttgccagaatggaatcCTAGTGGTTGGCCAGGGATGACTGTACTATGTTTCTGTCACTGCATTGTATCTACCCATCTTTTGTGACAAAATAGTATGAGCTGCTTGGAAATCACTGACCTACCAACTGATTGTGTCGCTCACTCAAAATCTAAAGCTGTACAGTATATAACttagaaatttaattaatttaatgtcTTATGGGGAGGAACTGTGTGGTGCATCTCCTTGCATTTGGCAACTATAATATGACTTTGTATTGGGTCAGGTATCTACAGAGCCGTCCCTGTTCGTGTCATTCCAAGGATGAGCAGTGTCAGATCTGTCTATAAGACTCACATTGATGTTATTCATTATTGCAAAACGGACTCAAAACGTTTGCATGAAGAAACAGAACAGAAAATGTTTACAGAGGAACGTGAGAAAATGCTTCAAGAGCTTTCCAGAAAGCCAGATATTTATGACAGGCTTTCTTCAGCACTTGCTCCAAGTATTTATGAGCATGAAGATATTAAAAAGGTAAGCAGAGCTTAAAATCATTCACTAATATCAAGAGACACATTACTGCATCTGCCACGTTGATGAAATACATCAAATTTTTGTGACCCCATCATAGTATATAAACATTAAGATATAACAACTTTTGATATGAAAACATAACTTGCTGTGAGTTCAGATAGTGCTTAAAGCTGGTATACATTGGTGTAGAATGCCCAATAATTTTTAAGAACTCAAAAAATTGAATGGGATAAAgatgcaaatatatattttataatataAACAGCAgcttatattaaaattaatttcaaatgaCAAGCCtatgcttgcttatttattcagAAGTTATCCCTATTGAgtccaatgggatttacttcccagtaagtatgcataggattataCAATGTAGGATAGCCATGTTTTCTCAAAAATCATAAAATACACCTTTTCATCATTTGCTGATTAtgaaaattcttttttttaatttccaattaaaaatagtttaaacTCAGTTCATTAGTTGAACTGATTCTTAGTCTTATCTACTCAACAGAAATAAACTAGTTGGCATTTTTGATGTAGAATCTGGCCTTCTTCACATTACATGATTCAACGGAGTCTAATTTGGTTATTCCTGCtcttaaaacactttaaaaccaaCTGTCAAGCATCCACCTGCCTGGCATAAGAATGAAATGGATTGTGTTCCAAAAGTAAAAGTATTTTTGATAGCACAAGAgaggatgcttctaaataccagctgcaggggagcaacagcaggagagagggcatgccttcagcttttgcctgtggacttccctgAGGCAAcaggtgtgaaacaggatgctgaactagatgggccttgggcctgatccagcagggcttttcttatgaggGATGATTTTTGTAGATCCTCCCTTCTTGCTGAATTCCCCCTCAAATTTGTTCCTAAGGATTGGGGAGCCCCTGGAGCCAATTTTAAGGGCAGGCCACGGGACCGCAGAGGTAAAAGGTGATCAGGTCACATCTCCTCTCCACCTTGGCAAAGACAGCACTTCTTCTGCAGATAGGAGGATCTTTTAGGATACAACCCAAAGtatccattattttatttatggcaTTTATGTATCGTCTTTCTGCTAAGGTACCCAAGGtggcttgcaatttaaaatactaAAACATTATTTTGTAACTAAACGTTACACAATCTTAAACACAAGCGTTTTGCAGATTATGTTAGAGGCCAGGTCTTGTTGTTTCTGCTTTGTTTTCTTTAAGTGGAAGTACTTTAACAGTTTTGTTGTTTCTAAAGTTTACTGACTagatagcccctggtggcgcagtggtaaaactgctgccctgtaaccagaaggttacaagttcgatcctgaccaggggctcaaggttgactcagccttccatccttccgaggtcggtaaaatgagtacccagaatgttgggggcaatatgctaaatcattgtaaaccgcttagagagctctggctataaagcggtatataaatgtaagtgctattgctattgctattgctagattctgccttctgtgtttttaaagactaatatctggctgtgtgtgtgtgcgtgcgtgcatgtgcgtgcacacacacacacacacacaccgccaaaGACCTGTAAATGAGGTTGCCCATTAGAGATACCTGCAAGCATACGAGAGCTACTGTGAGGTGATGATTCTGTAGGAAAGATATAATCAGCTCCATTTACCTGATTGCCTCATTCAGATGCAGTCACCAGCTATCTGAATCTTAGAAAACCTGCTCCTGAATACTCTAAAGAAAGGAAAACCTCACATGCATATGGTCATCATCCTGTATAACACTATTCCAGTAGGCTATGAGTAGCAATTGTGATTGGTAACATTTGCTTTGTTTTCATGTAACTTGTAATTTGGCGTTGAGTATCAGTGTGATATTTTCTAATAAAATGTTGAAATTGTTCTCTCACTGGAAAAAAAAATGCTGCAACTCTTCATTTTTCAGGGCATTCTCCTTCAGCTATTTGGAGGATCAAGGAAAGATTTCAGTCATACCGGGAGAGGCAATTTTCGTGCTGAGATCAACATTCTACTTTGTGGAGATCCTGGTACCAGCAAATCACAGTTGCTGCATTATGTTTATAGCTTGGTTCCAAGAGGCCAATATACATCTGGGAAAGGGTCTAGTGCTGTTGGTCTTACAGCATATGTGATGAAGGATCCTGAAACCCGACAGTTAGTTCTGCAGACAGGAGCCTTGGTTCTCAGTGACAATGGCATTTGCTGTATTGATGAGTTTGATAAAATGAATGAGAGCACAAGATCAGTGCTTCATGAAGTCATGGAACAACAAACACTTTCTATAGCTAAGGTAAATGTTCACCTAAAACATACCTGCAATGACTAAAATAATGTTTGTCAAATAGTTCTAAGGAAGTGGTTAACTGACACTTCTATACAAAATGACTGGATTTGTTCAGTAGGGCAACTTTTAATATTGACCTTGCAATTCTTCACATGTTAACTCAGAAGATCCACTAATTTCACTGGAACTTGCTcccggacctctgaaaagtatacagtgtactgtgctggattggccagcaaactcgcctgacctgaccccatagagaatctatggggcattgccaagagaaggatgagagacatgagaccaaacactgcagaattgctgaaggccgctaatgaagcatcctggtcttccataatacctcatcagtgccacaggctgatagtatccatgccacgctgcattgaggcagtaattgctgcaaaaggggcccaaaccaagtactgaatacatatgcatgcttatacttttcagaggtccgatattgttctattcttcaatccttgtcttcttggttccatgtaatattctaattttctgggattgtggatttggggttttcatgagctgtacgccacgatcatcacaattataacaaattaaggcttgacttatctcgctttgcatgtaatgcgtctgtctcatatatcagtttcaccttttaatttgcattactgaaatgaatggacttttgcacgatattctaattttccgagtttcacctgtatatagggTGGCAATCTGACCCACTCAACACTGTTCATTACTGACATTCATTGCTGCAGTCCACGTACAGAATTATATTTTCGGCTCTATTAGAATTGTAAGTGAATCTGAGATCTGTTCTTCTTGACAGGCTGGAATTATTTGTCAACTGAATGCTCGTACCTCCATTCTGGCAGCAGCTAATCCTATAGAATCCCAGTGGAATCCAAAGAAAACTACCATTGAAAACATTCAACTTTCTCATACATTGTTATCTAGGTATATTGAACCATATTTAATTACGGTTTGTACAAGATCATTTTTTCTTCATCTGGATAGTAATTCTCAAATCAGCATGCTCCATATTGTGTTTCTTTGAGCACAAATAGGAGAGGCCTTTCATTGTCCTTTTGAATATTTAAACCAGTAGGTGAGGTCTGTTGTTGACTGAGCAAAGGCATTTTGTGTAGATTTTACttacaggaaagttcaagaaattaaatacatGTAATAAAATCTAATAATATGCTTGCAAATGGGAAGTAAAATAACATTGAAATttttaggatttcaacttcaaacattattcattttaatgAATAATTACCACATCTGGGAAATTTGAATCGCAGTAaacttgaatctgagaaagatcttctcttgggcatgatgtcattttggaattattgatcttatTGAATATTGAAattgatgattatattcagaattccttcttaaaaataaaataataatttaaattttcacccagcacattccagtgtaaaaagtagtgtattcagTTAACTTCAGCCACAGGATTGTTCgtacaaaatttggtatctgtaggtaactgggaaatatgactttattttgcacaaaccaaCCAATTCTTCGAAATATGTAAACAATCCTTACTCTGTATGCTGATATggggtgcattttgttttgaatggATTCTGAGGACAATAGTCATGTATTTAGAAGTATGTCTTTAGACTGCTAACTGAAcgaagaggtacctttttaaagtgctgattctcttatatttagcagggggggaaaccaactggccctatccaaccgcagcacagcatccctacagtggctatttctggtgtcaaccttatgtttctttttagactgtgagccctttggggatgagaccatcttatttttgtgtttgtttgtttgtttctgtgtaaaccgctttgagagctttagttgaagaatggtatataaatattcctcatcGTCGTGTATATGGATACCTACAAAAATTGCCGTAATTATCTGAcagtccctgccccaccccaccccccggtgcTTAGGATTGGTAGGTTCCAGCGTATAAATGTACATATTGTTCGgtgaaaataaaacacaaaacaaattttatACTAACTTCCTTTCCCTTTATTATATAGAAAATGCTCTTCAGGAATGGAAAAATATCAGTAATAGAGCTTGATATGTGATCATCTACCTAGCTGAATTTACAACAGTGTCACTTTCTGATCAAGTCTTAATGGTGGAAAAATTATTCATATTATCTTTTTCCACACAGGTTTGATCTCATTTTCCTTATGCTGGACCCTAGAGATGAGGCATATGACAGACGTCTGGCTCATCACTTGGTTGCATTATACTATCAAACTGCAGAGCAGGTGGAAGAGGAGTACATGGACATGGCAGTATTAAGAGATTACCTGGCTTATGCTCGTAGTTATATCAGTCCAAGACTGAGTGAAGAAGCAAGTCAAGCTCTTATTGAGGTAAcagaaggttaaaacattacaacacttGCAAAAAAAATCCAAGTCCTTCATGGATTGAACAACTAAAActggttgttttaattgtgtgtagTCACCCTAATCCTTATTTTTCCTTTCAAAGGATTGGATATTGGATCATATATCTTCTTGTAGTCTCTAACAGAAACAGATATCAAATCTGTTATAAATATTATTGTAGCATCAGTTACAGGAAGCACTGCCTTTGTTAAAACATGACAGTGAAAATACATCCTGTTTTAATGAGAATATAAATGGAGTATTTAAAAATGGAGGACATCTGTCCATTTAAAGTCACTCCTTATATTTAGTAACAATTGTAAATGTTTAAAATAGAATACTGTATCAAACATTTTCTTTCCAAACTAGGCATATGTGGACATGAGGAAGATTGGAAGTGGTAGAGGAATGGTCTCGGCATATCCTCGACAGCTGGAGTCTTTGATTCGTCTTGCAGA contains:
- the MCM4 gene encoding DNA replication licensing factor MCM4, with protein sequence MSSPASTPSRRGSKRHRGRAGPASSGTNPPTPRSEDVQSPPSQRRRTDDSTSTGDLQPMPTSPPIDAQSPNVQDALFSSPPQLQHSVPLDFDVSSPLTYGTPSSRVEGTPGSGVRGTPIRQRADLGSVRKARQVDLHSDVPTAEDALASEQSLGQKLVIWGTDVNVASCKEKFQRFLQRFIDPMAKEDENIGLDLNEPLYMQRLEEINLVGEPFLNVNCDHLKSFDENLYRQLMCYPQEVIPTFDMAANEIFFDRYPDSVLEHQIQVRPYNAVKTRNMRSLNPEDIDQLITINGMVIRSSQLIPEMQEAFFKCQVCAFTTRVEIDRGRIAEPSACKNCNTTHSMALIHNRSMFSDKQMIKLQESPEDMPAGQTPYTTVLFAHNDLVDKVQPGDRVNITGIYRAVPVRVIPRMSSVRSVYKTHIDVIHYCKTDSKRLHEETEQKMFTEEREKMLQELSRKPDIYDRLSSALAPSIYEHEDIKKGILLQLFGGSRKDFSHTGRGNFRAEINILLCGDPGTSKSQLLHYVYSLVPRGQYTSGKGSSAVGLTAYVMKDPETRQLVLQTGALVLSDNGICCIDEFDKMNESTRSVLHEVMEQQTLSIAKAGIICQLNARTSILAAANPIESQWNPKKTTIENIQLSHTLLSRFDLIFLMLDPRDEAYDRRLAHHLVALYYQTAEQVEEEYMDMAVLRDYLAYARSYISPRLSEEASQALIEAYVDMRKIGSGRGMVSAYPRQLESLIRLAEAHAKVRFSSKVETIDVEEAKRLHREALKQSATDPRTGIVDISILTTGMSATARKRKEELAQALKKLIQSKGRTPSLRYQQLFDDLRAQSEMAITKDMFEEALHALADDDFLTVTGKTVRLL